A single region of the Anabaena sphaerica FACHB-251 genome encodes:
- a CDS encoding Photosystem I reaction center subunit III has product MRRLFALILAIGLWFNFAPSANALGANLVPCKDSPAFQELAQNARNTTADPESGKKRFERYSQALCGPEGYPHLIVDGRLDRAGDFLIPSILFLYIAGWIGWVGRAYLQAIKKESDTEQKEIQIDLGLALPIITTGFAWPAAAIKEFLSGELTAKDSEIPISPR; this is encoded by the coding sequence ATGAGACGATTGTTTGCTTTGATTTTAGCGATTGGTCTTTGGTTCAATTTTGCCCCTTCAGCTAACGCTCTGGGCGCTAACCTTGTACCTTGCAAAGACTCCCCCGCTTTTCAAGAGCTTGCCCAAAATGCCCGTAACACTACCGCTGACCCTGAATCAGGTAAAAAGCGGTTTGAGCGTTATTCTCAGGCTCTGTGTGGACCAGAAGGTTATCCTCACTTGATTGTAGATGGTCGCCTTGACCGCGCTGGTGACTTTTTGATCCCCAGCATTCTCTTCCTCTATATTGCTGGTTGGATCGGCTGGGTTGGCCGCGCTTATCTACAAGCGATTAAAAAGGAATCTGATACTGAGCAAAAAGAAATCCAAATCGATTTGGGTTTAGCACTACCCATCATCACCACTGGATTTGCTTGGCCAGCAGCAGCAATCAAAGAATTTCTCTCTGGTGAATTAACAGCTAAGGATTCAGAAATTCCTATTTCTCCACGCTAA
- the psaJ gene encoding photosystem I reaction center subunit IX, whose translation MADKSDQSSYLIKFISTAPVAATIWLTITAGILIEFNRFFPDLLFHPLP comes from the coding sequence ATGGCTGACAAAAGCGATCAATCATCCTATTTGATCAAGTTCATTTCCACAGCACCTGTTGCAGCTACCATCTGGTTGACAATCACAGCAGGCATTTTGATCGAATTTAACCGCTTTTTCCCTGACCTACTTTTCCACCCTCTACCATAG